A window from Aquabacterium sp. NJ1 encodes these proteins:
- a CDS encoding tetratricopeptide repeat protein has protein sequence MQTSTQAVFGQQARLLKQAHQHWEHGLAFSKKAQWLAAVKEFDKACKAAPADTLFRLNLARALLRSDQAERAIEETRRIMEQEPGNLLARQFMGECLSQVGRHSEAASYMLDVPPGMKPSAEYLQILGNTLFSAQRYKEGIQVLFDALSQDVTHAMSHYRLGICFNAVGMKAEAIECLTTALTLGLDGGELAAQSLRVFISRELCRWDEAALEMEEVNQLLDALTPESVNWSSVFAAVTLSGDVGRQLRSAQACANFYAHGVKPFAPRAPRPLGQRLKVGMVSCDFHHHATTILLAEVLEKLDPERFELHLYSHGPDEDSPMRQRIKAVATQFVEVGDWSDQQVAQKIRDDDIDVLIDLKGHTVNGRLGIFAHRAAPVQATYLGFPGTSGATYIDYMIGDAVVSPLGEAPHYTEKLALMPHCYQPNDRKRPLPQPDSRAAHGLPEDAVVLCGFNQPFKLSPEVFDVWCDLLKRTPNSVLWLLNWLGDAENILRQEAAKRGVDPQRLVFARKVHISEHISRFALADVYLDSWPCNGHTTASDALWAGVPMVTYAGHSFAQRVASSLLHNVGLPDLICQDLDTYKAKVLELAADAGKRQALREHLHRARNEAPLFDSDAYARDFGELLWRMAERQAQGLAPDHLS, from the coding sequence ATGCAAACCTCGACACAAGCCGTTTTCGGCCAACAAGCACGGCTTCTGAAGCAGGCGCATCAACATTGGGAACATGGCCTGGCGTTTTCAAAGAAGGCGCAATGGCTTGCCGCCGTCAAGGAGTTCGACAAAGCCTGCAAGGCGGCACCAGCCGACACCCTGTTCAGGTTGAACCTCGCACGAGCCTTGTTGAGATCGGATCAGGCCGAGCGCGCCATTGAAGAGACGCGCCGCATCATGGAACAGGAGCCGGGCAACCTGCTGGCACGCCAGTTCATGGGTGAGTGCCTCTCGCAAGTTGGTCGCCACAGCGAAGCGGCGAGCTACATGCTGGATGTGCCTCCTGGCATGAAGCCCAGCGCCGAGTACCTGCAGATCCTGGGGAACACCTTGTTCAGTGCGCAGCGCTATAAGGAAGGCATCCAGGTCCTGTTTGATGCGCTGTCACAAGATGTGACCCATGCGATGAGCCATTACCGCCTGGGCATCTGCTTCAATGCCGTGGGCATGAAGGCCGAGGCCATTGAGTGCCTGACCACGGCATTGACCCTGGGCCTCGATGGCGGCGAGCTGGCGGCGCAAAGCCTGCGTGTGTTCATCAGCCGCGAACTGTGCCGTTGGGATGAAGCCGCCCTGGAGATGGAAGAGGTCAACCAGCTGCTGGATGCCTTGACCCCCGAGTCGGTCAACTGGTCCTCGGTGTTTGCCGCGGTCACGCTCAGTGGCGATGTGGGCCGCCAGCTGCGTTCTGCACAGGCCTGCGCCAACTTCTATGCGCATGGCGTCAAGCCTTTTGCACCCCGTGCACCACGCCCCTTGGGTCAGCGCCTGAAGGTGGGCATGGTGTCATGCGACTTCCACCACCACGCCACCACCATCCTGCTGGCCGAGGTGCTGGAGAAGCTCGACCCCGAACGCTTCGAGCTGCACCTGTATTCACACGGCCCGGATGAAGATAGCCCCATGCGCCAGCGCATCAAGGCCGTGGCCACCCAGTTTGTGGAAGTGGGCGACTGGAGCGACCAGCAGGTCGCGCAGAAAATTCGTGATGACGACATCGACGTGCTGATCGACCTCAAGGGCCACACGGTCAATGGCCGGCTGGGCATCTTCGCCCACCGCGCGGCGCCAGTGCAGGCCACCTACCTGGGCTTCCCGGGCACCAGTGGCGCCACCTACATCGACTACATGATTGGTGACGCCGTGGTGAGCCCCTTGGGCGAAGCGCCGCACTACACCGAGAAGCTGGCGCTGATGCCGCATTGTTATCAGCCCAATGACCGCAAGCGCCCCTTGCCCCAGCCCGACAGCCGTGCTGCGCATGGCCTGCCCGAGGATGCCGTGGTGCTGTGCGGCTTCAACCAGCCCTTCAAGCTGTCGCCCGAGGTGTTCGATGTCTGGTGCGATCTGCTCAAGCGCACGCCCAATTCGGTGCTGTGGCTGCTCAACTGGCTGGGGGACGCCGAAAACATCCTGCGCCAGGAAGCGGCCAAGCGCGGTGTGGACCCGCAGCGCCTGGTCTTTGCCCGCAAGGTGCACATCAGCGAACACATCAGCCGCTTTGCCCTGGCCGACGTCTACCTGGACAGCTGGCCCTGTAACGGCCACACCACGGCCAGCGACGCCTTGTGGGCAGGCGTGCCGATGGTGACCTATGCTGGCCACAGTTTTGCGCAACGTGTGGCGTCCAGCCTGTTGCACAACGTGGGCCTGCCTGATCTAATTTGCCAGGATCTGGACACCTACAAGGCCAAGGTGCTGGAGTTGGCGGCCGATGCCGGCAAGCGCCAGGCCTTGCGCGAGCACCTGCACCGCGCGCGCAATGAGGCGCCCTTGTTCGACAGCGATGCCTATGCGCGCGATTTTGGCGAGCTCCTGTGGCGCATGGCCGAGCGCCAGGCCCAGGGCTTGGCACCTGATCATTTGAGCTGA
- a CDS encoding flagellin domain-containing protein has product MPQTINTNLNSLNAQRNLNTSQMSLSVSMQRLSSGLRVNSAKDDAAGLAIAERMNAQVKGMNVAARNANDGISLAQTAEGALGKVSDALQRMRELTVQARNASNSSSDKDSLNKEFKQLSMEITRVLGATTFNGKDILASGAGALDFQIGANTTANDLITISTANMLADASITAVTGTTVSIGSDANSAALKTVIDSIDGALDKVNSERAVYGATQSRFDAIISNLQVAAENQTAARSRIMDADFAAETANLSRAQILQQAGNAMVAQANQLPQTVLKLLG; this is encoded by the coding sequence ATGCCTCAGACGATCAATACCAACTTGAACTCGCTGAACGCTCAGCGCAACCTCAACACGTCGCAGATGTCGCTGTCCGTGTCGATGCAGCGGCTGTCCTCCGGCCTGCGTGTGAACTCCGCCAAGGATGATGCGGCCGGCCTGGCCATCGCCGAGCGGATGAACGCCCAGGTCAAGGGCATGAACGTCGCGGCACGCAACGCCAACGACGGCATCTCGCTGGCCCAGACCGCTGAAGGCGCGCTGGGCAAGGTCAGCGACGCGCTGCAACGCATGCGTGAACTGACTGTGCAGGCCCGCAACGCCTCCAACAGCTCCAGCGACAAGGACTCCCTGAACAAGGAGTTCAAGCAGCTGTCGATGGAAATCACCCGGGTTCTGGGCGCCACCACCTTCAACGGCAAGGACATCCTGGCCTCGGGTGCCGGCGCGCTGGACTTCCAGATCGGTGCCAACACCACCGCCAACGACCTGATCACGATCTCCACGGCCAACATGCTGGCTGACGCGAGCATCACGGCCGTCACCGGCACCACCGTGTCCATCGGCAGCGATGCCAACTCGGCGGCGCTCAAGACGGTGATCGACTCGATCGACGGCGCCCTGGACAAGGTCAACTCCGAACGCGCCGTCTACGGTGCAACGCAGAGCCGCTTCGACGCCATCATCTCCAACCTGCAGGTGGCCGCCGAGAACCAGACCGCTGCCCGCAGCCGGATCATGGACGCCGACTTCGCCGCAGAAACCGCCAACCTGTCACGCGCCCAGATCCTGCAGCAGGCCGGCAATGCGATGGTGGCGCAGGCCAACCAGCTGCCGCAGACTGTGCTGAAGCTGCTGGGTTGA
- a CDS encoding flagellin translates to MPSIINTNLLSLNAQRNTSVSQMSLSTSMQRLSSGLRINSAKDDAAGLAIAERMNAQVRGMNVAVRNANDGISLAQTAEGALGKVSDALQRMRELAVQARNASNSSSDKDSLNKEYQQLASEITRVIGGTTFNGQTIIGSNAGAKDFQIGANTTSNDTITVTTSNMNSDASITAVTGASSKIDSSQNAAAIKTVIDNIDGAIDKVNSERAMYGATQSRFDSVISNLQVSVENQTAARSRIMDTDFASETANLSRAQILQQAGNAMIAQANQLPQQVLSLLR, encoded by the coding sequence ATGCCTTCAATCATCAATACCAACCTGCTGTCCCTGAATGCACAGCGCAACACCAGCGTCTCTCAAATGTCGCTGAGCACCTCGATGCAACGCCTGTCTTCGGGCCTGCGCATCAACTCTGCCAAGGACGACGCCGCCGGCCTGGCCATCGCAGAACGCATGAACGCCCAGGTGCGTGGCATGAACGTCGCGGTGCGCAACGCCAACGACGGCATCTCGCTGGCTCAAACCGCTGAAGGCGCGCTGGGCAAGGTCTCTGACGCCCTGCAGCGTATGCGTGAACTGGCTGTGCAAGCCCGTAACGCTTCGAACAGTTCCAGCGACAAGGACTCCCTGAACAAGGAATACCAGCAGCTGGCCTCTGAAATCACCCGCGTGATCGGCGGCACCACCTTCAACGGCCAGACCATCATCGGTTCCAACGCCGGTGCCAAGGACTTCCAGATCGGTGCCAACACCACCAGCAACGACACCATCACCGTCACGACGTCCAACATGAACAGCGATGCCAGCATCACCGCTGTGACCGGCGCGAGCTCGAAGATCGACAGCAGCCAGAACGCCGCAGCGATCAAGACGGTGATCGACAACATCGACGGCGCCATCGACAAGGTCAACTCCGAGCGCGCCATGTACGGTGCCACTCAGAGCCGCTTTGACTCGGTGATCTCGAACCTGCAGGTCTCGGTCGAAAACCAGACCGCTGCTCGCAGCCGCATCATGGACACCGACTTCGCGTCGGAAACCGCGAACCTGTCACGTGCCCAGATCCTGCAACAGGCTGGCAACGCGATGATCGCCCAGGCCAACCAGCTGCCCCAGCAGGTCCTGTCTCTGCTGCGCTGA